CCCGGCCGAGCCGCTGCGGATCACCCCCGAGAGTCTGAAAGAAGGAGTCGGGTCGAAGGATGGCTGACCGCACCCTGCGTTCCGCGGCGGTGATGGCAGCCGGGACGGTGCTGTCCCGCCTGCTCGGATTCGTCCGGATCGCGCTGCTCGCGGCCGCGATCGGCACCGCGCTGCGCGGCGACATCTTCACCGCGGCGAACACGATCCCGAACAGCCTCTACATCCTGCTGGCCGGCGGCGTCTTCAACACCGTGCTGGTGCCGCAGCTGGTCCGCGCGATCAAGAACCACGAGGACGGCGGCCAGGACTTCACCAACCGGCTGCTCACCTTCGGCTTCGTCGTCCTGGCTTTCGTGACCGTCGGCTGTGTCCTGCTGGCACCCGTGCTCGCCGAGCTGTACCTGCCCAAGGAGCTGCACGACCCGTCCCGGGCGGCCGAGAAGGCGAACATGATCATGTTCGTCCGGCTCTGCCTGCCGCAGATCTTCTTCTACGGCGCGTTCGTGCTGGTCGGCCAGGTGCTGAACGCGCGGCGCCGGTTCGGCCCGATGATGTGGGCGCCGATCGCGAACAACATCGTCGCCTGCGCGTCGATCGTGGTCTTCCTGCTCGTCTACCGCACCGGTGACACCCCGGCGACGTACAGCACGAACGAGGAACTGCTGCTCGGGCTCGGCCACACGGTCGGGATCGCGGTCCAGCTGCTGGTCCTGCTGCCGTACCTGCGGGCCAGCGGTCACCACTACCGGCCGAAGTTCGGTCTGCGCGGCACCGGGCTGGGCCACACCGCCAAGCTCGGGCTGTGGACGGTCATGTTCGTCGCGGTGAACCAGGTGACGCTGGTCGTGGTCACCCAGCTCGCGATCGCCGGTAGCGCCAGCAGCGACCCGGGCGCGAAGGCGGGTCTGTTCGCGTACAGCACGGCGATGCTGATCATCCTGGTCCCGCACGGCATCGTCACGGTCTCGCTGGCCACGGCCGCGATGCCGCAGATGTCCTCGCTGGCGGCCGACGGCGACGTGACCGAGGTGGCCCGGCTGTCGGCGCGGTCGATCCGGCAGACGCTGGCGATCGTCGTACCGGCCGCGGCCGCGATGGTCGCGTTCGCGCACCCGATCGTGTCGGTGATCGCCGGCTACGGCTCCGGCAAGAACAACCTGACGCTGATGGCGTACACGCTGATGACGCTGGCGCTCGGCCTGGTGCCCTACACCGTGCAGTACTTCCAGCTGCGCACCTTCTACGCGTTCGAGGACACCCGGACGCCGTTCTTCCTGCAGCTCGCGATCGCGGCCACCAACATCACCGCCGCGCTGGTCGGCGTCCGCGTGATCCTGGACCAGGAGCACCTGCGCTACAGCGGCGTGATGCTCGGCGCGGCGTACGCGCTGTCGTACCTGGTCGCGGTGGTGATCTCGCGACGGGTGCTGTCCCGCAAGGTGCCGCGGGTGCACGGCGCCGGGATCGGGCTGCCGATGCTCGCGATGGTGATCGCCGCGGTGGTCGGCGCCGGGATCGGCCGGGCGGTGCTGTCGCTCGTGAACGCGCAGGTCGACTGGAGCGGCCCGGTCGCCGCGATCCTCCAGCTCGGCATCGGCGCCGTCGTGATGCTGCCCGTGTACGTCGGGGTGGCCCGGGTACTACGGATCCACGAGGTCACCGACGTGGTGTCCATGGTCACATCGAAGCTGCCCGGAAGGCCCCGCCGGTCCTGATCCGGGCTGCTTGTGCGCTCGTGCCCGCCAGTTGGGTGGGCCAGGGCACTAGCATGGGGCCTGCGATCGGACCGCCATCCGCTCGCGGCCGGGTCCTCGCGACCGGATCCGGAGCGGAGACGCAGGCCGACCAGTGCATCGAGGAGGGCGAGAGACACCGTGTCGAACCAGACCGTCAGTCCTGGTGCCCTGCTCGCCGGCCGCTACCGGATCGCCGAGCTGCTCGCGGAGATCGACGGTGCGCGGGTGTGGCGGGCAGTGGACGAGGTGCTCAGTCGAGCGGTCGTCGTGGACGTCCTCCCGGCGGGCGACCACCGGACCAACGTCCTCTTCGACGCGGCCCGGCGGGCCGCGGCCGCGAACGACCCCCGCTTCCTGCGCGTGCTGGACTGCGACGTCTTCGAGGGCGTCACCTACTGCGTGCGCGAGTGGGCCGGCGGGCGGCCGCTGGAGCGGATGCTCGGCGCCGGACCGCTGACCGGCCAGCAGGCCGGCTGGCTGGCCCGCGAGGTCTCCGAAGCGCTGGAGAACCTGCACCGCACCGGTCACTCGCACGGCTCGATCAGCCCGGCCACGGTCGTCGTCACCGACGCCGGCGCGATCAAGGTGGTCGGGCTGGCCACCGAGGCCGCGCTGCGCTCGACCGGCCCTGGTACGCCGGAGCAGGACGTCCGTGCGCTCGGCGAGCTCCTCTACTCATCGCTGACCGGCCGTTGGCCCGGTCCGGCTCCCGCCTGGGGGCTGCAGCCCGCTCCGGTCGAGCACGGCCGCCTGCTCAGCCCGCGTCAGGTCCGCGCCGGCGTACCGCGCTCGCTCGACGACATCGCCGACCGGCTGCTCGGTGACCCGCCGCGGCACCACGCCGCGGTGATCACCAGCGCGGCCGGACTGTCGGCCGCGCTGTCCGGCGTCGTCGGCAGCTCGCACGAGCCGCCGAGCCAGATGGACGAGACGGTCGCGGTCGCCCGGCAGAACGGCAGCATCGACGACGCCACCCAGGTCGTCCCGGCGGCACCGCCGCCCGCGCTCGACCCGACGCCGCCGCGCGCCCACAGCAACGGCCAGGCCCAGCCGGCGTACGCGTCGACCCAGGAGACCCGGCCGGTACGGCGCCAGCAGCCCGCGCAGAACGGTGGCGGCCGGCGGCGGCCACCGGCCGACGAGCCGCGCCGGCGCGGCAGCTGGGGTGGGCGGATCCTGATCCTGCTCGCGGTGCTCGCGCTGCTGTCCGTCGTACTGATGGCGCAGTTCCTGGTGAAGGGCGCGATCAACAAGGAGCAGAGCGGCAGCGAGACGACCCCGGACGCGCCGCAGAGCTCCGGCCCGCCGCCGGTGACCAACGAGGCCGCGAAGATCGTGGCCGCCAAGGACTTCGACCCGCCGCCGGACGGCAACGGCGAGGAGCACCCTGAGGACGTCAAGAACACCTACGACAACAAGCCGAGCACGACCTGGACGACGATGTCCTACAAGCGCCGGCCGGACCTCGGCGGGACCAAGGACGGCGTCGGCATCGTCTACGACCTGGGCGAGCTCACCAACGTGTCGCTGGTGACGGTCGGCCTGGTCGGTCAGGACACCGACCTCGAGCTGATGGTGCCCAAGGACGACCCGAGTACCTCGCCGGCCGCCGCGAGCGGCTGGAAGTCGGTGGCCTCGGCCAAGGACGCGAACGACTCGGCGGAGCTGAAGCCCGCCGCGCCGGTCGAGTCGCGGTACGTTCTGGTCTGGCTGACGAAGCTGCCCAAGGAGGGCGGCGGGTACCGCGGCGAGATCTCGGAGGTCAAGATCCAGAAATGACCTCCGACATCACCCGGATCGGTCCGCCCCCCAGCCCGGGCGCGGGTCCTGTGCCGCCGCAGGGCTACGAGGCGATGGACGACCACGAGCTGCTCCGGCTGCACGTGGCCGGCAACCCGGACACGTTCGGCTACCTGGTCAAGCGGCACCGCGACCGGATGTGGGCGGTCGCGATCCGGACCCTGGGCGAGCCCGAGGAGGCCGCCGACGCGCTGCAGGAGGCGTTCATCTCGGCGTTCCGCCGGGCCGACTCCTTCCGCGGCGACGCGAAGGTGACCACCTGGCTGCACCGGATCGTGGTGAACGCCTGCCTGGACCGGATCCGCCGCCGGCAGGTCCGGGCCGCCGACCCGCTGCCCGAGGACGAGGACCGCGCCGCCGAGCTGGCCGGCCCGGCCGAGGACGACCCGGCCGAGGTGCGCGAGCGCCGGCTGGACGTGCTGAACGCACTGAAGCAGATCAACGTGGACCAGCGCAGCGCGCTGGTCCTGGTCGACATGGAGGGGTACTCGATCGAGGAGGCGGCCGCCATCCTCGGCTGCGCGCCGGGCACGGTGAAGAGCCGCTGCGCGCGCGGACGGGCCAAGCTGCTGCCGCTGCTGCGGCACTGGCAGACCACCCGCGGTGGCAGCGGCGAGGACGACGTACCGGCTCCGCAGAAGGCCGCGACCACGAGTTCCGGAACGGTGGGAACCGAATGACCGGGTCACCCGTCGAAGCAGAGTCGCTCACCCGCGACCTGTCCGCGCATCCCGACCGGAGCACTCCACCGATGACCACACTGTGCACCTACGGCGGCACGTCCCGCGAGGGGGCCGATCTCCCATGACCGACGCAGGTCTGCCGACCAGTGAACACCTCGAGCACCTCGACACCGACACGATCGCCGACCTGATCGAGAACCTGCTGCCCGCCCCGGAGGCGCACAGCGCCCGGGAGCACGTGAAGGCCTGCCCAGACTGCCAGCAGACGTACGACGCGCTGCTGCAACTGACCGAGGACCTGGCCGACGAGGGCCGGATGGACATCCCGATGCCGGCCGACGTGGCCGAGCACCTGAACGCCGTGATCGCGTCGGAGTCCGTACTGCGTGCCTCGACGGTCGGCGTGCACTCGCTGGTCCAGCTGCGCGAGGAGCCCCGCCGGCACCTGCCGAAGCTGCTGCTCGCGGCGGCGGCCGTGGTCGTCATCGCCGGAGCGGGCGTGGTCGGCGTCGTACTGGCCACTGCCGACCACAGCCAGGAAGGCGCTGCCGGGATCGGCAGTCCGACCTCCGTGCCGAGCATCTCCACTGACCAGGTCGGTCCGGACGCCCAGCGCTGGCTGGACGGGTCCAAGGGCCCGGTCCTGCACGGCGAGGCCGAGGAGCTGGCCTGCGCCAAGCAGTTCGCCTCCACCCAGCCCGACTCCGAGCTCCGACTGGTGCAGCCCGTGACGGTCGACGGCAAGCGCTCGACGGTGATCGGGCTGCCGGGTGGATCGGCCCGGGAGGTCAAGATCTTCGTGGTGACCGGATGTAGCGGTTCCGGCGGCATCGCGACGCCCTTCTACGACACCACTGTCACCCTGCGCAACCGTTGATTCCGTTCGGTGAGCCCCCGGCTTGCCGATCGGGCACGGTGGGTACCGTGGGAATGGTCGGCCTCTAGGATCCGTTGAGTACGACGTCCAGTCTCTACGGAAGCTAGGAAGGCCATTCGTGAGCGACACAGCCGTTCGCAACGTGATCATCATCGGCTCGGGCCCCGCGGGATACACCGCAGCGGTGTACGCCGCGCGGGCGCAGCTGGAGCCGTTGGTCTTCGAGGGATCCGTCACCGCCGGTGGTGCGCTGATGACGACGACCGAGGTGGAGAACTACCCGGGCTTCGCCCAGGGCATCATGGGCCCGAACCTGATGTCGGAGATGCGTGACCAGGCCGAGCGCTTCGGCGCCGAGCTGGTCCCCGACGACATCGTGAGCGTGGACCTGACCGGTGACGTCAAGTCCGTCACCGACTCGGCCGGCACCGTGCACCAGGCGAAGACCGTGATCCTGGCGATGGGTTCGGGCTACCGCAAGCTGGGCCTGCCGAACGAGGAGCCCCTGTCCGGACGCGGTGTGTCCTGGTGTGCGACCTGTGACGGCTTCTTCTTCAAGACGCACGAGATCGCCGTCGTCGGTGGTGGTGACACCGCGATCGAGGAGGCGACCTTCCTGACCCGGTTCGCCGACAAGGTGACGATCGTGCACCGTCGCGAGGAGCTGCGCGCCTCGAAGATCATGGCCGAACGCGCCTTCGCGAACGACAAGATCGAGTTCGCCTGGAACTCGGCGGTCTCGGAGATCCAGGGCGACGGCAAGCTGACCGGCGTCCAGTTGACCGACACCGTGACCGGTGAGAAGCGCGACCTGCCGGTCACCGGCCTGTTCATCGCGATCGGTCACGACCCGCGCTCGGAGCTGGTCAAGGGCCAGGTGCACCTTGACGAGGACGGCTACGTGCTGGTCAAGACCGGCAGCACCGAGACCAACCTGCCGGGCGTGTTCGCCGCCGGCGACCTGGTCGACCACACCTACCGCCAGGCCATCACCGCGGCCGGCACCGGCTGTTCCGCGGCCCTGGACGCCGAGCGCTTCCTGGCCACGCTGGAGTACGCCGACAGCCAGTCCGCCGCGGCCGCGGCGGCCACCGAGCCTGTCTCCGTCTGACACACACCACCTCGAGTACCAACCCCTAAGGAGTTCGCCGTGGGCGAGAAGATGAACGCCGTCACCGATGCCGAGTTCGACCAGACCGTGCTGAAGAGCGACAAGCCGGTGCTGGTGGACTTCTGGGCCGAGTGGTGCGGGCCGTGCCGCCAGGTGTCCCCGATCCTGGAGGAGCTGAACCAGGACCACGGTGACAAGCTGACCTTCCTGAAGATGAACGTGGACGAGAACCCGGTCACCCCGAGCAACTACCGCGTCACCGGTATCCCTACCATCAACGTCTACGTGAACGGTGAGCTGGCCAAGTCCATCGTCGGCGCCAAGCCGAAGGCGGCGCTGCTGAAGGAACTGGCCGACTTCACCGGCTGAACTGCCTTAGTTGCCCTTCTCGGAGGGCACGATTCCGCCGCACGGCAAGGAGCATTGATGGAAGCCAGCAACGGCGCCCGGATCTACCGGATCGGTGACAGCGGCGAGGCGGTGGCCGAGATCATCGGCAAGCTGCAGCGTCTGGGCCTGCTGGCACCGGGCGACCACTTCGTCTACGACGAGGCGACCGCGCGCGCCGTTCGCGGCTTCCAGCAGCAACGCGGGCTGATGATCGACGGCATCGTCGGCCCGCAGACCTACCGGGCGATCGACGACGCGCGCTGGCGGCTGGGCGACCGGCTGCTGACGTACGTCGTCTCGCACCCGCTGAGCGGGGACGACGTGCTCGCGCTGCAGGCCAAGCTGCAGGAGCTCGGGTTCGCCGTGGCTCGGGTGGACGGCATCTTCGGTGCCGACACCCAGCGCGCGGTGACCGAGTTCCAGCGCAACATGGGCCTGCCGGGCGACGGCACCTGCGGCCCGTCGACGTTCAAGGCACTGCAGCGGATCCGTCCGATGGCGACCGGCGGCCGTCCGGACGCGCTGCGGTCGGCCGAGGCCGTCCGGGCCGCCGGTCCGCGGCTGTCCGGCAAGACCGTGGTGATCGACCCTGGCCACGGCGGCTTCGACTACGGCTGGGAAGGTTTCGGCCTGCGGGAGTCCGACGTGGCCTACGACCTGGCCGCCCGGATCGAGGGCCGGCTGGGCGCCACCGGCGTACGGGCTTATCTGTCGCGTGGCCGTGACCAGGGGCCGGACGAGCTGGCCCGGGCCGCCTTCGCGAACGAGACCGACGCGAACCTCTGCGTCTCGCTGCACACCGACGGCTCGATGAACCCCGAGGCCCAGGGCGTCGCGACGTACTACTACGGCGCCGACCTGCAGGGGACGTCGTCCAGCATCGGTGAGCAGTTCGCCGGGCTGGTCCAGCGCGAGATCGTCGCCCGGACCGACCTGCTGAACTGCCGCACCCACCAGAAGACCTGGGACCTGCTCCGCCGGACCCGGATGCCCGCCGTACGGCTCGAGATCGGGTACGTGACCAACCCGCACGACGCGTCACGGCTGGCCGACCCGGACTTCCGCGACGTCGTCGCCGAGGCGATCGTGGTAGCGATCCAGCGGGTCTACCTGCCGCCGGAGCAGGACGCCGCGACCGGCATGCTGCGCTTCGGTCAGTTGACTGTCTGAGTTGTTGCTGAGCCGCCCACCATCCGGTGGGCGGCTCTTTTTCTGCCCGGCCGATCAGTTTTCTGATCGCTCGAGGGCGATCGTCGGGAGGACCTGGTCGAGCCGCCGCGGCAGCCACCACGCGCGCCGGCCGAGCAGCCGCAGTACCGACGGTACGACGACGCAGCGGATCAGCAGCGCATCGACCAGTACGGCGGTCGCCAGCCCCAGCCCGAACTGCTGCAGCATCCGGTCCGGACTCAGCAGGAAGGCCCCGAAGACCACGATCATGATCGCGGCCGCCGCGGTGATGACGCTGCCCGTGTTGGCCAGCCCCTCGCGGACCGCCCGGACCGGATCGCCGGTCCGCCGCCACTCCTCGTGGATCCGGGAGATCAGGAAGACCTCGTAGTCCATCGAGAGGCCGAACACGATCGCGAAGATCATCACCGGCACGAACGCCTCGATCGGCCCGGGCTGGGCGCCGAACCAGCCCTCCTGGAAGACCAGCGTGATGACGCCGAGCGCGGCGCCGATGCTGAGCAGGTTGAGCACGGCCGCCTTGAGCGGGATCAGCACCGAGCGGAAGACCACCAGCAGGAGCAGGGCGGAAAGCCCGACCACGACCAGGACGAAGATCGGCAGCCGGCTGCTCACCGCGTCGGCGAAGTCGACCGCTGCCGCCGTGGAACCTCCGACCAGGTACGTCGCCTTCGTCTCCGCGGCGACCGCCGGCAGGGTGTTCTCCCGCAGCGAGCCAACCAACCGGTTGGTCGCTTCGTCCTGCGGAGCCGAGGCCGGGAAGACGAGCATGGTGGAGACCGCACCGTCAGGACTGAGCTGCGGCGGGGTCACCGCCGCGATCCCTGGCTCGGTGGCCAGCCGACGGTTCAGCGTCTCGGCCGCGGCGCGATCGCCTTCGGTGACGACGATCAGCGGACCGTTGGAGCCCGCCCCGAATCCCTGCGCGAGCAGGTCGTACGCCTTCCGGGTGGTCTTCGCCGGGTCGTCGGTCCCGGCGTCCGCGAAGCCGAGCCGCAGGTCGAGCGCGGGCAGGCAGAGGACGACCAGCGCCGTGACGCCGAGCAGCAGCGGCGTCCACGGCCGGCGCTGGACGATCCCGGCGAGCTTGCGCCAGCCGTCGCCCGGCGTACGGCGTGCTTTGGCGGCGTGCTTGAGAACGCTGCGCTCGATCCGCCGGCCGAACAACGTGAGCAGCGCGGGCAGCAGCGTCACCGCCGCGAGCATCGTCATCAGGACGGTGAGGGTGACGCCGAGGGCCATGCCCTGCAGGGCTCCGAGTCCCAGCGCCAGCAGGCCGAGCAGCGCGATCACGACAGTGCACCCCGCGAACAGAACGGATCGGCCGGCGGTGTCGAGGGCGATCTCTGCGGCGCGTTGGCGTTCGACGCCGTTGCGGAGCTCGCTGCGATAGCGGGAGAAGATCAGCAGCGCGTAGTCGATGCCGACGCCGAGACCGACCAGCATCATCACCGGCGCGGTGTAGTCGGGCACCGTGAACAGGTGCGACGCGAGCACCAGCAGGCCGAGCGTGCTGCCGACGGCGAAGACCGCGGTCAGCAGCGGAAGCGTTGCCGCTAGCAACGATCCGAAGAGGAAGACGAGGATCACCAGCGCGGCCAGGATGCCCGCGCCTTCGGCCGCTCCCCCGGCGCTCTCGGCGGCTTCGCGGACGACATCGCCGCCGAGCTCGACCTGGAGCCCTTGCTGCGCGGCGGTCTGCGCCTCGGCGATGATCGCGCGAACGGCTTCCGGATCGATGCCGGTGCCGTCGAGCGTCACCGTCGAGTACGCCGTCCGGCCGTCCTCGGCGAGGGTGCCCTGACCGGCGTACGGGTCGGCGACCTCGGCGACGTGGTCCAGGCCGCGGACCTTGCCGAGCATCGCGTCGACGCGGGCCTTGGTGGCCGGCTCGTTCAGGTCTCCGGCGAGCACGATCTGGAGCTCGTCGGCCGTGCCGCGCGGCTGGTGCCGGTCGAGCACCTCGATCACGCGCTGGGAGTCGGTCCCGGGTAGCGAGTTGTCGTTCTCGTACGCGTTGCCGACCAGCATCGACGCGGCGGTGACCGCGACCAGCGCGAGCACCCACAGGGCGACGGCCGGGCCGGCGTGCCGTTGGGCCCAGCCGGCGATCCGGTGGAGCAGGCCGGGGCCGGCCTGCGGCCGGACGGGAGTCTGGACGGTCATCGTGTCTGCCTCGCTTTGCTACATGTAGCCGTTCTACGTATGTACTGACGACAGTAGCAGCCGTATGGGTAGACTGGCTACATGAAGGCGGATGCGCTGCGTGGACACCTCGACCCGATGATCCTGGCGGTCGTCGAGCACGAGCCCCTGCACGGCTACGCGATCATGGAGGCCCTGCAGGAACGCAGCGGCGGCGCGGTGGACCTGCCGACCGGCACGCTCTACCCAGCGCTGCGCCGGCTCGAGCGCGCGGGCTACCTGGCGAGCGAGTGGAGCACGGTGAGCGGGCGGAAGCGCCGTACGTACCAGCTGACGTCAGCCGGGCAGAAGATGCTGGTGGACGGGCGCGGTGAGTGGGAGACGTTCCGCACGGTCATCGAGGGCGTGCTGCGGCCCCGCACGAGCTAGGCGAGGCGCAGGCAGCGCTGGGCGGAGTAGGAGACCAGCAGCAGTGGCAGCAGCACGAACCCACCCACGATGCTGAGCCCTGCCAGGTTGGAGCCCTCCAGCTCGGTGCTGAACCAGCCCATCAGCACAGCGATCGTGCCGACCGCTGCAGCGCTGACCAGCGCGAACACGGCCGTCGCACGCGCCACTCGGTCCCGCAGCCAGGGATAGCGCAGGCCCAGCCCTGTGCCGACGACGGCCAGGACCGCTCCGACGATCGACAGCGAACCGGTCACCATCACCGACCGGTTGAGCAGCTCGAGGAACGGGGTCGTCCCCTCAGGCTGCTGGGTCCAGGCCCAGGCGCCCTCCTGCCAGACCAGCGGCTGGGCGATCATCACCAGGAACAGCAGGAGCGCCGTACGACGGCTCTGCGCGATCCCGAGCTCGGCCCGGTAGCCCGGAACCACTTCGGCCAGGTCCCCGAAGTCGTCGACCGCGCTCCGCTCGGCGTCGACCCTCTGCAGGCCGCCGGCCTCGTAGGCCTCGGTGGCGTCCTCCAAGCTGTCGCGCGCCTCGGCCATCAGGTCGGCGCGGCGCCGGCGGGGACCGCTGAGCGCGCTGCTGAGGTCGGCCATGTAGACGTCGACAGGACTGGACACGGTTACCAGTATGGGGACGCGGCGCCCGGATCACGTCCGGGTGACCACTGATCCTTCCCTGGTTGCCCGGCGCTTGCGGCGACTCCGGAGTACGAAGAAGCCGACGTACGAGATGATCAGCAGGGCGAACCCGACCTTCTCCGCGATCGGGGTGGCGCCCTCCGGCCAGACCCGGCCGTCGAGGTAGTGCGCGATGTAACCGCCCTCGTACGGCACCTCGCCGCCCTCGCGGCGG
The Kribbella italica DNA segment above includes these coding regions:
- the murJ gene encoding murein biosynthesis integral membrane protein MurJ — encoded protein: MADRTLRSAAVMAAGTVLSRLLGFVRIALLAAAIGTALRGDIFTAANTIPNSLYILLAGGVFNTVLVPQLVRAIKNHEDGGQDFTNRLLTFGFVVLAFVTVGCVLLAPVLAELYLPKELHDPSRAAEKANMIMFVRLCLPQIFFYGAFVLVGQVLNARRRFGPMMWAPIANNIVACASIVVFLLVYRTGDTPATYSTNEELLLGLGHTVGIAVQLLVLLPYLRASGHHYRPKFGLRGTGLGHTAKLGLWTVMFVAVNQVTLVVVTQLAIAGSASSDPGAKAGLFAYSTAMLIILVPHGIVTVSLATAAMPQMSSLAADGDVTEVARLSARSIRQTLAIVVPAAAAMVAFAHPIVSVIAGYGSGKNNLTLMAYTLMTLALGLVPYTVQYFQLRTFYAFEDTRTPFFLQLAIAATNITAALVGVRVILDQEHLRYSGVMLGAAYALSYLVAVVISRRVLSRKVPRVHGAGIGLPMLAMVIAAVVGAGIGRAVLSLVNAQVDWSGPVAAILQLGIGAVVMLPVYVGVARVLRIHEVTDVVSMVTSKLPGRPRRS
- a CDS encoding protein kinase family protein translates to MSNQTVSPGALLAGRYRIAELLAEIDGARVWRAVDEVLSRAVVVDVLPAGDHRTNVLFDAARRAAAANDPRFLRVLDCDVFEGVTYCVREWAGGRPLERMLGAGPLTGQQAGWLAREVSEALENLHRTGHSHGSISPATVVVTDAGAIKVVGLATEAALRSTGPGTPEQDVRALGELLYSSLTGRWPGPAPAWGLQPAPVEHGRLLSPRQVRAGVPRSLDDIADRLLGDPPRHHAAVITSAAGLSAALSGVVGSSHEPPSQMDETVAVARQNGSIDDATQVVPAAPPPALDPTPPRAHSNGQAQPAYASTQETRPVRRQQPAQNGGGRRRPPADEPRRRGSWGGRILILLAVLALLSVVLMAQFLVKGAINKEQSGSETTPDAPQSSGPPPVTNEAAKIVAAKDFDPPPDGNGEEHPEDVKNTYDNKPSTTWTTMSYKRRPDLGGTKDGVGIVYDLGELTNVSLVTVGLVGQDTDLELMVPKDDPSTSPAAASGWKSVASAKDANDSAELKPAAPVESRYVLVWLTKLPKEGGGYRGEISEVKIQK
- the sigM gene encoding RNA polymerase sigma factor SigM, which translates into the protein MTSDITRIGPPPSPGAGPVPPQGYEAMDDHELLRLHVAGNPDTFGYLVKRHRDRMWAVAIRTLGEPEEAADALQEAFISAFRRADSFRGDAKVTTWLHRIVVNACLDRIRRRQVRAADPLPEDEDRAAELAGPAEDDPAEVRERRLDVLNALKQINVDQRSALVLVDMEGYSIEEAAAILGCAPGTVKSRCARGRAKLLPLLRHWQTTRGGSGEDDVPAPQKAATTSSGTVGTE
- a CDS encoding anti-sigma factor family protein, whose protein sequence is MTDAGLPTSEHLEHLDTDTIADLIENLLPAPEAHSAREHVKACPDCQQTYDALLQLTEDLADEGRMDIPMPADVAEHLNAVIASESVLRASTVGVHSLVQLREEPRRHLPKLLLAAAAVVVIAGAGVVGVVLATADHSQEGAAGIGSPTSVPSISTDQVGPDAQRWLDGSKGPVLHGEAEELACAKQFASTQPDSELRLVQPVTVDGKRSTVIGLPGGSAREVKIFVVTGCSGSGGIATPFYDTTVTLRNR
- the trxB gene encoding thioredoxin-disulfide reductase; amino-acid sequence: MSDTAVRNVIIIGSGPAGYTAAVYAARAQLEPLVFEGSVTAGGALMTTTEVENYPGFAQGIMGPNLMSEMRDQAERFGAELVPDDIVSVDLTGDVKSVTDSAGTVHQAKTVILAMGSGYRKLGLPNEEPLSGRGVSWCATCDGFFFKTHEIAVVGGGDTAIEEATFLTRFADKVTIVHRREELRASKIMAERAFANDKIEFAWNSAVSEIQGDGKLTGVQLTDTVTGEKRDLPVTGLFIAIGHDPRSELVKGQVHLDEDGYVLVKTGSTETNLPGVFAAGDLVDHTYRQAITAAGTGCSAALDAERFLATLEYADSQSAAAAAATEPVSV
- the trxA gene encoding thioredoxin: MGEKMNAVTDAEFDQTVLKSDKPVLVDFWAEWCGPCRQVSPILEELNQDHGDKLTFLKMNVDENPVTPSNYRVTGIPTINVYVNGELAKSIVGAKPKAALLKELADFTG
- a CDS encoding N-acetylmuramoyl-L-alanine amidase translates to MEASNGARIYRIGDSGEAVAEIIGKLQRLGLLAPGDHFVYDEATARAVRGFQQQRGLMIDGIVGPQTYRAIDDARWRLGDRLLTYVVSHPLSGDDVLALQAKLQELGFAVARVDGIFGADTQRAVTEFQRNMGLPGDGTCGPSTFKALQRIRPMATGGRPDALRSAEAVRAAGPRLSGKTVVIDPGHGGFDYGWEGFGLRESDVAYDLAARIEGRLGATGVRAYLSRGRDQGPDELARAAFANETDANLCVSLHTDGSMNPEAQGVATYYYGADLQGTSSSIGEQFAGLVQREIVARTDLLNCRTHQKTWDLLRRTRMPAVRLEIGYVTNPHDASRLADPDFRDVVAEAIVVAIQRVYLPPEQDAATGMLRFGQLTV
- a CDS encoding MMPL family transporter — protein: MTVQTPVRPQAGPGLLHRIAGWAQRHAGPAVALWVLALVAVTAASMLVGNAYENDNSLPGTDSQRVIEVLDRHQPRGTADELQIVLAGDLNEPATKARVDAMLGKVRGLDHVAEVADPYAGQGTLAEDGRTAYSTVTLDGTGIDPEAVRAIIAEAQTAAQQGLQVELGGDVVREAAESAGGAAEGAGILAALVILVFLFGSLLAATLPLLTAVFAVGSTLGLLVLASHLFTVPDYTAPVMMLVGLGVGIDYALLIFSRYRSELRNGVERQRAAEIALDTAGRSVLFAGCTVVIALLGLLALGLGALQGMALGVTLTVLMTMLAAVTLLPALLTLFGRRIERSVLKHAAKARRTPGDGWRKLAGIVQRRPWTPLLLGVTALVVLCLPALDLRLGFADAGTDDPAKTTRKAYDLLAQGFGAGSNGPLIVVTEGDRAAAETLNRRLATEPGIAAVTPPQLSPDGAVSTMLVFPASAPQDEATNRLVGSLRENTLPAVAAETKATYLVGGSTAAAVDFADAVSSRLPIFVLVVVGLSALLLLVVFRSVLIPLKAAVLNLLSIGAALGVITLVFQEGWFGAQPGPIEAFVPVMIFAIVFGLSMDYEVFLISRIHEEWRRTGDPVRAVREGLANTGSVITAAAAIMIVVFGAFLLSPDRMLQQFGLGLATAVLVDALLIRCVVVPSVLRLLGRRAWWLPRRLDQVLPTIALERSEN
- a CDS encoding PadR family transcriptional regulator, with product MKADALRGHLDPMILAVVEHEPLHGYAIMEALQERSGGAVDLPTGTLYPALRRLERAGYLASEWSTVSGRKRRTYQLTSAGQKMLVDGRGEWETFRTVIEGVLRPRTS
- a CDS encoding permease prefix domain 1-containing protein, translated to MSSPVDVYMADLSSALSGPRRRRADLMAEARDSLEDATEAYEAGGLQRVDAERSAVDDFGDLAEVVPGYRAELGIAQSRRTALLLFLVMIAQPLVWQEGAWAWTQQPEGTTPFLELLNRSVMVTGSLSIVGAVLAVVGTGLGLRYPWLRDRVARATAVFALVSAAAVGTIAVLMGWFSTELEGSNLAGLSIVGGFVLLPLLLVSYSAQRCLRLA
- a CDS encoding DUF2784 domain-containing protein, which translates into the protein MIYRLLADLMMVLHGAFLLFFAIGGFLAWRWPKLIWVHLAIGIYNIVNVTLDFACPLTGVEKHFRREGGEVPYEGGYIAHYLDGRVWPEGATPIAEKVGFALLIISYVGFFVLRSRRKRRATREGSVVTRT